One region of Corynebacterium capitovis DSM 44611 genomic DNA includes:
- a CDS encoding lycopene cyclase domain-containing protein, with amino-acid sequence MHLAYLAFLLISIACMGLCDWRWRLAFFRDAPRATALSAGMVALFLLWDALGIATGTFFRGDSPYMTGVELAPELPLEEPVFLFFLTYLTMNLASAAHARAGRGRV; translated from the coding sequence ATGCATCTGGCGTATCTCGCCTTCCTGTTGATCTCCATTGCATGCATGGGGTTATGTGACTGGCGGTGGCGGCTCGCGTTCTTTCGCGACGCGCCCCGCGCCACCGCGTTGAGCGCCGGTATGGTCGCGTTGTTCCTTCTCTGGGACGCCCTCGGGATCGCGACTGGCACTTTCTTCCGCGGCGACTCACCGTACATGACAGGCGTCGAGCTCGCCCCCGAGCTCCCTCTTGAAGAACCCGTGTTCCTCTTCTTCCTCACATACCTCACCATGAACCTCGCTTCGGCCGCCCACGCACGTGCAGGACGGGGGCGGGTGTGA
- a CDS encoding glycosyltransferase produces MPSPSLALVIPCLDDATLLARCLDSFARQTRPPEMVIVVDNGSRDESVDVARSRGVIVISEPHRGVTWAARAGYDEAARRGADIIVRTDADAWADASFCQSLLDVWGSAHARKRVVGITGPAEFDLPRLSRAASALYLGAYRASVGSALGHAPFFGTNCSFTAAWWLSVRDSIDPSDTASHDDIALSFAVRPDETVLYRPHPALHMDARALRGLTQLRRRFARGVHSMRRGFSTSPPHVRLARRGQLGARAQRTLS; encoded by the coding sequence GTGCCCTCCCCCTCGCTTGCGCTGGTCATCCCCTGTTTGGACGACGCGACGCTACTCGCCCGTTGCTTGGACAGCTTCGCCCGGCAGACCCGCCCGCCTGAGATGGTCATTGTGGTCGACAACGGCTCGCGCGATGAGTCTGTCGACGTCGCTCGGTCACGCGGGGTGATCGTGATCAGTGAGCCACACCGCGGCGTGACGTGGGCGGCACGCGCGGGTTACGACGAGGCCGCGCGACGTGGCGCGGACATCATCGTGAGGACTGACGCGGACGCCTGGGCGGACGCGAGCTTTTGCCAGTCGCTTCTCGACGTGTGGGGGAGCGCCCACGCCAGAAAGCGCGTCGTCGGTATCACCGGGCCGGCCGAGTTCGACCTGCCGCGCCTGAGTCGGGCCGCCAGCGCTCTCTATCTGGGGGCATACCGCGCGTCGGTGGGTTCAGCGCTTGGTCACGCGCCGTTCTTCGGAACGAATTGCTCATTCACCGCCGCGTGGTGGCTCAGTGTGCGCGATTCCATCGACCCCTCCGACACCGCCTCCCACGACGACATCGCGCTCTCTTTCGCGGTTCGCCCGGACGAGACCGTGTTATACCGGCCCCACCCCGCTCTGCACATGGACGCGCGAGCGCTGCGCGGACTGACCCAGCTGCGGCGGCGCTTCGCGCGCGGGGTCCATTCGATGCGGCGTGGTTTCTCCACCTCACCCCCACACGTGCGCCTCGCTCGCCGTGGCCAACTAGGGGCACGTGCACAACGTACACTCTCCTAA
- the crtI gene encoding phytoene desaturase family protein, translating to MPEHTRTAIVIGAGAAGLATSALLGREGVATVVVEKLDAIGGRSGEETVDGFRFDTGPSWYLMPDAFDHFFGLFGKRTEEVLDLVDLLPAYRLFPEGQEPVDVVSGKENAAALFEEIEPGAGEVLRAYLDDAADTYDMAVERFLYTTFTSVRPFVDSGVRRRYLDLARYLTVPLDKHVAARFQDTRLRQILTYPAVFLSSHPSRTPSMYHLMSHTDLVQGVKYPQGGFTAVMDALGSLALDNGAEIRLKTEATAILDDGDRATGVRVRRADGSVEDLRADMVVSCADLHFTETRLLPPHKRTYDESWFARRDPGLGTVLVMLGVRGRLPQLTHHNLLFSQDWSSDFDAVFDGPVSSRPLNASRSLYISMPSVTDPSTAPDGCENLFVLVPVPAAAEGGRGSLYSPQPSPHVEAVADAAIDQIASWCGVDDLHERIVVRRTLGPSDFADRYNAWSGGSIGPAHTLKQSAFFRGRNRSAKLDNLYYAGATTLPGVGVPMCLISAENVLKRVRGDRSAGPLREEP from the coding sequence ATGCCTGAGCACACACGCACCGCGATCGTGATCGGTGCGGGTGCCGCCGGCCTCGCCACCTCCGCCCTCCTCGGGCGGGAGGGGGTGGCCACGGTGGTCGTCGAGAAGCTTGATGCCATCGGTGGGCGCTCGGGTGAAGAGACGGTGGATGGCTTCCGCTTCGACACCGGCCCGTCGTGGTATCTCATGCCGGATGCCTTCGACCACTTCTTCGGGTTGTTCGGCAAACGGACCGAGGAGGTGCTCGACCTCGTCGACCTCCTCCCCGCGTATCGTCTTTTCCCCGAGGGCCAAGAGCCGGTGGATGTCGTCTCGGGGAAGGAAAACGCCGCCGCGTTGTTCGAGGAGATCGAACCGGGTGCGGGCGAGGTACTGCGCGCCTACCTCGATGACGCCGCCGACACCTACGACATGGCCGTCGAGCGCTTTTTGTACACCACGTTCACTTCGGTGCGGCCGTTTGTGGATTCCGGCGTGCGGCGCCGCTACCTCGACCTCGCTCGCTACCTCACGGTGCCCTTGGACAAGCACGTCGCTGCGCGGTTTCAGGACACGCGCCTGCGACAAATACTCACCTACCCGGCCGTGTTCCTTTCCTCGCACCCTTCCCGCACTCCGTCGATGTACCACCTCATGAGCCACACCGACCTCGTCCAGGGTGTGAAGTACCCGCAGGGTGGTTTCACGGCTGTCATGGATGCCCTGGGCTCGCTCGCGCTGGATAACGGTGCCGAGATCCGCCTCAAAACGGAGGCCACGGCTATTCTTGACGACGGCGACCGCGCCACCGGAGTCCGCGTCCGTCGCGCGGACGGATCGGTCGAGGACCTAAGAGCCGACATGGTCGTGTCCTGCGCCGACCTGCACTTCACCGAAACGCGTCTACTCCCGCCGCACAAGCGCACCTACGACGAGTCGTGGTTCGCCCGCCGGGACCCGGGGTTGGGCACGGTGCTTGTCATGCTTGGGGTCCGTGGGCGGCTCCCCCAGCTCACCCACCACAACCTGCTGTTCAGTCAGGATTGGTCGAGTGACTTCGACGCGGTCTTCGACGGTCCTGTGTCCTCACGCCCCCTCAATGCGTCGCGGTCCTTGTACATCTCCATGCCGTCTGTAACCGACCCATCAACGGCCCCCGACGGTTGCGAGAACCTGTTCGTCCTCGTGCCTGTTCCGGCTGCCGCGGAAGGCGGACGCGGTTCTCTCTACAGCCCGCAGCCGTCCCCGCACGTCGAGGCGGTTGCCGATGCCGCTATTGACCAGATCGCCTCCTGGTGCGGCGTCGACGACCTGCACGAACGCATTGTGGTTCGTCGCACACTCGGCCCCTCAGATTTCGCAGATCGCTACAACGCCTGGTCGGGAGGTTCTATTGGCCCCGCCCATACGCTGAAGCAGTCCGCGTTTTTCCGCGGCCGCAATCGCTCAGCAAAGCTAGACAACCTCTACTATGCCGGGGCGACAACACTGCCCGGCGTTGGCGTGCCGATGTGCCTCATCTCGGCGGAGAACGTGCTCAAACGCGTGCGGGGAGACCGTTCGGCCGGTCCGCTTCGGGAGGAGCCGTGA
- a CDS encoding ABC transporter substrate-binding protein — MKATTIPASAAAATLLALTITACGSSDPFDRESGGESEKGTVVIGTANFPESEIIGQIWAQALRDAGYDVSVSSGIGSREVYLSALQEGSVTLVPEYSGNLAQFYGDVAEGADEAAVSDALRANLPEGLQTGDFSPAQSKDAYRVTRGVAQQYGLESIADLAKLDTITIAAPPEFAERPAGPKGLASVYGINAAKVTVTPISDGGGPLTVRTLVDGAANAANIFTTSPALLPDGSTADLVILDDPKNLIPPQNVVPVLKAGSLPDGALDVINKVDASLTTDDLVAMNLRNVGSERAEPTTIAKDYVASL; from the coding sequence ATGAAGGCCACGACAATCCCAGCTAGCGCTGCTGCCGCCACCCTGCTCGCCCTTACCATCACCGCATGTGGTTCCAGTGATCCGTTCGACCGTGAATCGGGCGGCGAGTCCGAGAAGGGCACCGTGGTGATCGGTACCGCGAACTTCCCTGAGTCAGAGATCATCGGCCAGATCTGGGCGCAGGCCCTGCGCGACGCCGGGTACGACGTCTCAGTATCCTCCGGCATCGGGTCGCGCGAGGTCTACCTCAGCGCGCTGCAGGAAGGAAGCGTCACCCTCGTACCCGAGTACTCGGGCAACCTGGCGCAGTTCTACGGGGATGTGGCGGAAGGTGCAGACGAAGCGGCGGTTTCCGACGCCCTTCGCGCCAACCTCCCGGAGGGGCTTCAGACGGGTGATTTCAGCCCCGCCCAATCGAAAGACGCGTACCGCGTAACTCGTGGGGTCGCGCAGCAGTATGGCTTAGAGTCGATCGCGGACCTGGCGAAGCTGGATACCATTACGATCGCGGCGCCGCCTGAGTTCGCGGAGCGCCCGGCGGGCCCGAAGGGCCTTGCAAGCGTCTATGGGATTAACGCCGCAAAGGTGACGGTGACGCCGATTTCCGACGGCGGGGGTCCGCTCACCGTGCGCACTCTGGTCGACGGTGCCGCGAACGCCGCCAACATTTTCACAACCTCCCCGGCGCTTCTTCCCGACGGGAGCACTGCCGACCTGGTCATTCTTGACGACCCGAAGAACCTCATTCCCCCGCAAAACGTGGTCCCGGTCCTCAAGGCGGGCTCCCTGCCCGACGGCGCCCTGGACGTGATTAACAAGGTCGACGCGTCACTGACAACGGACGATCTCGTGGCGATGAACCTGCGCAACGTCGGTTCAGAAAGAGCGGAGCCGACGACAATCGCGAAAGACTACGTGGCGTCTCTCTAA
- a CDS encoding phytoene/squalene synthase family protein — protein sequence MASMDFLSRYDRMCDRAAAQVMLDYSTSFSLATRFLEPRARADIRNLYAVVRIADEIVDGTAEQAGCAGLTSLLDTYEASALGALGALGASTSRFHTDPILHAWANTARRCQFDPDHVRAFFASMRRDLRQDSYAGDTAGFDDYVYGSAEVIGLLCLSVFLADHSVDDKQRQELERGAKALGSAFQKVNFLRDLAEDRGELGRSYFPALSGGQLTDAHKDELVADIRADLTRAAIALPLLPRAPRAAVAAAAALFTELTNLIDATPATEVAARRVSVPSHRKLYITARAAARSVARKGPHHA from the coding sequence ATGGCCTCCATGGACTTCCTCTCCCGGTACGACCGCATGTGCGACCGCGCCGCGGCCCAGGTCATGCTCGATTACTCGACTAGCTTTTCCCTGGCCACACGGTTCCTTGAGCCCCGTGCGCGAGCGGATATTCGCAACCTCTACGCCGTGGTACGTATTGCTGACGAGATCGTCGATGGCACGGCCGAGCAGGCCGGTTGCGCGGGCCTCACGTCTCTCCTGGACACCTACGAGGCCAGCGCCCTTGGCGCCCTTGGCGCCCTAGGTGCTTCGACGTCCCGCTTCCACACGGACCCAATTCTTCACGCCTGGGCCAACACCGCGCGCCGGTGCCAGTTCGACCCCGACCATGTCCGGGCGTTCTTTGCGTCGATGCGCCGCGACTTGAGGCAGGACTCGTACGCGGGAGATACCGCGGGTTTCGACGACTATGTCTATGGATCGGCCGAGGTCATCGGACTTTTGTGCCTGTCCGTTTTCCTCGCGGACCACTCCGTCGACGACAAACAGCGCCAAGAACTCGAGCGCGGCGCCAAGGCGCTCGGCTCTGCGTTCCAGAAGGTCAACTTCTTGCGCGATCTCGCCGAGGACCGCGGAGAGCTGGGGCGCAGTTACTTCCCCGCCCTCAGCGGTGGACAGTTGACGGATGCGCACAAGGATGAACTCGTCGCCGATATCCGCGCTGATCTCACCCGGGCCGCCATCGCCCTGCCCCTTCTCCCCCGCGCCCCCCGCGCGGCGGTCGCCGCAGCCGCCGCCCTTTTCACCGAGCTGACAAATCTCATCGACGCCACCCCCGCAACTGAGGTCGCGGCACGGCGCGTCAGCGTCCCATCGCACCGCAAGCTGTACATCACGGCCAGGGCCGCGGCCCGATCCGTCGCACGAAAGGGTCCCCACCATGCCTGA
- a CDS encoding SDR family NAD(P)-dependent oxidoreductase: MTHASAPARRALVTGATGFIGRSLVSALVEQGWEVRCLCRSRAKVASMPWARYADSGVVHVVEGDATDRADLERALNNVDCAWYLLHSMSGGTGFAEQEAEMARQFGEVAKENGVKRIVYLGGLHPDDVPPGHLSEHLESRVEVGQALMDSGVPTAALQAGVVIGAGSLSFRLLRHVAERVPAFIAPQWINNKITPISERDIVHYLLTAADVPAEENRTFDVGGPDSMPYVEMMQRYAEAMGVRRRPFATAPIMTRGLASWGLSVLTPLEMREILPIFDSVAADTVVKERDLEDMVGQPEGGNQTFEDAVRSAAEGTDPARYGRIANWVHGAVLAAAVTGSLLSNPKSLRYKTLTKPSWQPPAWAFPLAWTVLYADLAVISTTTIADALEQEGATAARADATALGLNLVLNAGWSGLFFRSRKRFLSTAWAAALTLSSADLARRAWKRSPSRGLLLAPYPAWSAFATLLNGRIAQLNR; encoded by the coding sequence ATGACTCATGCCTCCGCACCGGCCCGCCGCGCGCTGGTCACTGGTGCCACCGGTTTCATCGGCCGCTCCCTCGTCAGCGCCCTAGTGGAGCAAGGATGGGAGGTGCGCTGCCTGTGCCGCAGCCGCGCCAAGGTTGCATCGATGCCGTGGGCGCGCTACGCCGACTCTGGCGTCGTCCACGTCGTCGAGGGCGACGCGACGGATCGCGCGGATCTTGAGCGCGCCCTCAACAACGTCGATTGCGCGTGGTACTTGCTTCATTCGATGTCGGGGGGTACCGGGTTCGCAGAGCAAGAGGCGGAAATGGCGCGCCAGTTCGGCGAGGTAGCCAAGGAGAACGGGGTGAAACGTATCGTCTACTTGGGTGGGCTCCACCCTGATGACGTGCCGCCCGGGCACCTGTCCGAGCACCTGGAATCCCGGGTGGAGGTTGGCCAGGCGCTCATGGATTCAGGCGTGCCCACCGCCGCGCTCCAGGCCGGGGTCGTCATCGGGGCCGGTTCGCTGTCCTTCCGTCTCCTGCGCCACGTCGCCGAACGCGTTCCCGCGTTCATCGCGCCGCAGTGGATCAACAACAAGATCACCCCGATCAGTGAGCGAGACATTGTTCATTACCTCCTCACCGCCGCGGACGTGCCGGCCGAGGAGAACCGCACTTTCGATGTCGGCGGGCCCGACAGCATGCCCTACGTGGAGATGATGCAGCGTTACGCGGAGGCTATGGGTGTGCGGCGCCGGCCTTTCGCGACGGCGCCGATTATGACGCGGGGACTCGCGTCGTGGGGCCTGTCCGTCCTCACCCCGCTCGAGATGCGCGAAATCCTGCCCATCTTCGACTCGGTGGCGGCCGACACCGTGGTCAAAGAGCGCGATCTCGAAGATATGGTGGGGCAACCGGAGGGCGGAAACCAGACCTTCGAGGACGCGGTGCGAAGCGCCGCGGAAGGGACGGACCCCGCCCGTTACGGAAGAATTGCGAACTGGGTGCATGGCGCGGTTCTCGCCGCGGCAGTAACCGGGTCGCTGCTTTCGAACCCGAAGTCGCTCCGCTACAAAACGCTCACCAAGCCCTCCTGGCAGCCCCCGGCGTGGGCGTTCCCCCTGGCCTGGACCGTGCTCTACGCGGACCTCGCCGTCATCTCGACGACCACGATCGCGGATGCCCTCGAGCAGGAGGGTGCCACCGCCGCCCGAGCAGACGCGACGGCGCTCGGCCTCAACCTCGTCCTGAACGCTGGGTGGAGTGGCCTCTTTTTCCGTTCACGCAAGCGCTTCTTATCGACGGCATGGGCCGCCGCCCTGACCCTTTCCTCCGCCGATCTGGCCCGACGCGCCTGGAAGCGCTCACCGTCGCGTGGCCTCCTCCTCGCTCCCTACCCCGCGTGGTCGGCTTTTGCGACCCTCCTTAACGGGCGAATCGCGCAGCTCAACCGCTAG
- a CDS encoding ABC transporter permease produces MNWDWIASNSGRIGSLALDHLALSLPAVVAAFAIAVPLGWLAQRSRRLREVVVTATSLIYVIPSLAMFVLLPLVLGTSVLSPANVVVAMTLYGVALMVRSAADSFGAVPEAVRQSALAAGYSPARRALGVDLPLAGPGLLAGVRVVAASTISLVSVGSLIGVQSLGTLFTEGFQRSFPTQILTGILGTIVLALLVDATLLIFGRLLMPWTAREGVQ; encoded by the coding sequence ATGAACTGGGACTGGATCGCCTCAAACTCCGGCAGGATTGGCTCTCTGGCTCTTGATCACCTCGCGCTCAGCCTTCCCGCCGTCGTCGCGGCATTCGCCATTGCGGTTCCGCTCGGTTGGCTGGCGCAGCGATCGCGCCGGCTGAGGGAAGTGGTCGTGACAGCAACGAGCCTGATCTACGTCATCCCTTCCCTAGCGATGTTCGTTCTTCTCCCCCTCGTCCTGGGTACCTCCGTCCTCTCCCCTGCCAACGTCGTCGTGGCGATGACGCTCTACGGCGTTGCACTGATGGTTCGCTCAGCGGCGGACTCGTTTGGGGCCGTGCCAGAAGCGGTGCGCCAATCCGCGCTGGCCGCGGGGTATTCGCCGGCCCGGCGCGCCCTCGGTGTCGATCTACCTCTCGCGGGGCCCGGCTTGTTGGCCGGTGTGCGGGTGGTCGCGGCGTCGACAATCAGCCTCGTTTCGGTCGGCTCGCTCATCGGGGTGCAGTCGCTGGGCACGCTCTTTACCGAGGGCTTCCAACGCTCATTTCCCACCCAGATTCTCACCGGGATCCTCGGTACCATCGTCCTCGCACTGCTGGTCGACGCCACGTTGCTCATCTTCGGCCGCCTTCTCATGCCGTGGACGGCCCGGGAGGGGGTCCAGTGA
- a CDS encoding CPBP family glutamic-type intramembrane protease: protein MKLAFLLPCLAGAAGLYLARQAGDGTPGFYAATVATALVYAAAWWRWGRRERLTARRFETIALDIGVGVLLGAILAVVFVAGAVVVSHVPALAQPATQLLSTTDRGGLAPTLFVLIINGVTEELVYRDVVPRQLLARRVVPTARAAGAVAVAVYCVVTIAMGVALLILAAAVIGAVAQIEASRTGRLYSPIALHLTWSIGMLLILPFFFN, encoded by the coding sequence GTGAAACTTGCGTTCCTCCTCCCCTGCCTCGCGGGCGCCGCAGGACTCTACCTCGCCCGCCAGGCGGGGGACGGTACGCCTGGGTTCTACGCCGCCACGGTCGCCACCGCGCTGGTCTACGCCGCGGCCTGGTGGAGGTGGGGACGGCGGGAGCGCCTCACGGCGCGTCGTTTCGAGACAATAGCCCTCGACATTGGCGTGGGGGTTTTGCTCGGTGCCATCCTCGCGGTGGTCTTCGTCGCCGGGGCCGTGGTGGTCAGCCACGTCCCCGCCCTCGCTCAACCGGCCACCCAACTCCTCAGTACTACCGACCGCGGCGGGCTTGCCCCCACCCTCTTCGTTCTAATCATCAACGGTGTAACCGAAGAACTCGTCTATCGCGATGTTGTGCCCCGCCAGCTGTTGGCGCGTCGCGTCGTCCCCACCGCACGAGCCGCGGGGGCGGTCGCGGTCGCAGTCTACTGCGTCGTTACGATCGCGATGGGCGTGGCGCTGCTCATCCTCGCCGCCGCTGTCATCGGAGCGGTCGCGCAGATTGAAGCGTCGCGCACGGGCCGCTTGTACTCCCCGATCGCACTGCATCTGACGTGGAGCATCGGAATGCTGCTCATTCTCCCGTTCTTCTTCAACTAG
- a CDS encoding cytochrome P450 — MSEIHDTPHRVPGEHGPRFVTDGYLWASNLRKDAELSPDSQCPVTTTLLGADATLIRGADAVSFFYDESVIKREGAMPRVLGDALVGKGAVHSLDGEEHKARKAQMADMAYEDDRVAEFAPLVSEEVDRVVADWSAAEGNVFADLSLAFGRAAFRWAGIELPQEKTDELVRRMTTLLDTVGKVAGTPKAFWQRNKLDSWAEQLITDVREGRVSARPDSVLEHMANLTHADGSLVDAKTAGVDLQNLTRPTVAVGIFASFAAVALAENPAWRQRIHQAVSAHDGLPSDVREAIAFAQEVRRFYPFVPMFPAKALSDTEFKGCPIREGQRVLLDFVGTLHEPGEWDNPATFDPERFMPYATQAEAERITTFIPQGGADVRSGHRCPGEKIAVTALSTAVAALARPEIHIGTEASDTYYSMTKVLTRPESGVRVTAG, encoded by the coding sequence ATGTCTGAGATTCACGACACCCCCCACCGAGTGCCCGGTGAACACGGGCCCCGCTTTGTTACTGACGGATACCTCTGGGCATCGAATCTCCGGAAAGATGCCGAACTATCCCCCGACTCCCAGTGCCCGGTTACGACCACTCTCCTCGGTGCGGATGCGACCCTCATCCGCGGCGCCGACGCCGTTTCCTTCTTCTACGACGAGTCGGTGATCAAACGCGAAGGGGCAATGCCGCGAGTCCTCGGTGACGCCCTCGTCGGAAAGGGTGCCGTGCACTCCCTCGACGGGGAGGAACACAAGGCCCGAAAGGCGCAGATGGCCGACATGGCGTACGAAGATGATCGCGTCGCCGAGTTCGCGCCCCTAGTCAGCGAGGAGGTAGACCGCGTCGTGGCCGACTGGTCCGCAGCAGAGGGCAATGTCTTCGCGGATCTCTCCCTCGCCTTCGGACGGGCCGCCTTCCGCTGGGCGGGAATCGAGCTACCCCAAGAAAAGACCGACGAACTCGTGCGCCGCATGACCACGCTGCTCGACACCGTCGGCAAGGTGGCCGGCACGCCAAAGGCCTTCTGGCAGCGCAACAAACTGGACTCGTGGGCGGAGCAGCTGATCACGGACGTCCGCGAGGGGCGCGTTAGCGCACGGCCCGATTCGGTCCTCGAGCACATGGCCAATCTCACCCATGCCGACGGCTCACTTGTCGACGCAAAAACGGCCGGAGTTGACCTGCAAAACTTGACACGCCCCACCGTTGCTGTCGGCATTTTCGCCTCGTTTGCCGCCGTCGCGCTCGCCGAGAATCCGGCGTGGCGCCAGCGCATTCACCAGGCAGTGTCCGCACACGATGGCCTCCCCTCCGACGTGCGCGAGGCCATCGCCTTCGCCCAGGAGGTGCGCCGCTTCTACCCCTTCGTGCCCATGTTCCCCGCAAAGGCGCTTAGCGACACGGAGTTTAAGGGCTGCCCGATCCGCGAAGGGCAGCGCGTCCTGCTGGACTTCGTGGGCACGCTTCACGAACCGGGGGAGTGGGACAACCCGGCCACCTTCGACCCCGAACGATTCATGCCCTACGCCACGCAGGCTGAGGCAGAGCGGATTACGACGTTTATTCCGCAGGGTGGTGCCGACGTCCGCTCGGGGCATCGCTGCCCGGGTGAGAAGATCGCGGTCACCGCGCTGTCGACCGCGGTCGCGGCGCTTGCCCGGCCCGAGATCCACATCGGCACCGAGGCGTCGGATACCTATTACTCGATGACAAAGGTCCTCACCCGGCCGGAGAGCGGGGTCCGGGTGACGGCGGGTTAG
- a CDS encoding ABC transporter permease: MNHVRDALGILTHGANWFGPSGLGARCAEHLTYSALGVGIALLIAVPLGFAVGHTRRGTAPVLATAGALRALPALGLLTWLAIALPGGVTVPLIPATIVLVFLAVAPLLAGIVAGFESVERDIVHSARAAGYSEAQILRRVELPLAAPVMIGGLRSCVVQVVATATVVAYIGLGGLGRLLVDGLAVQDYPRMVAGAVLVTGLALFIDVALAGVQRAIRPPGVVRAG, from the coding sequence GTGAACCACGTACGCGACGCCCTCGGCATCCTTACGCATGGTGCGAATTGGTTTGGGCCGTCCGGCCTGGGCGCACGCTGCGCGGAGCACCTCACCTACAGCGCCCTAGGCGTCGGCATCGCATTGCTCATCGCGGTCCCGTTGGGATTCGCCGTCGGTCACACCCGGCGCGGAACGGCTCCCGTCCTCGCGACAGCCGGCGCGCTGCGGGCACTTCCCGCGCTGGGGTTGCTGACGTGGCTGGCCATCGCGCTGCCCGGGGGTGTCACCGTCCCGCTCATTCCCGCAACGATTGTTCTCGTTTTCCTCGCGGTGGCCCCGTTGCTTGCCGGGATCGTCGCCGGGTTCGAGTCTGTAGAACGCGACATTGTCCACTCCGCTCGAGCAGCGGGATATAGCGAAGCACAGATCCTGCGCCGGGTTGAGCTGCCGCTTGCGGCTCCAGTGATGATCGGCGGCCTTCGCTCCTGCGTCGTGCAGGTCGTGGCGACCGCAACCGTCGTCGCCTACATCGGGCTGGGGGGCTTGGGGCGCTTGCTTGTCGACGGCCTCGCCGTGCAGGACTACCCGCGCATGGTAGCGGGTGCCGTGCTCGTGACGGGCCTGGCTCTTTTTATTGACGTCGCGTTGGCAGGGGTGCAGCGCGCTATCAGGCCACCGGGTGTGGTGAGGGCCGGTTAG
- a CDS encoding ATP-binding cassette domain-containing protein — protein MIEFRDVSKTYPGSAAPAVERFSHSVTKGSTTCFVGPSGCGKTTLLRTVNRMVAPDEGSVFVRGEDVADSNPVQLRRSIGYVMQHSGLMPHRTVLDNVADIASLSGASKGEAKQRAAETLELVNLDNSLYGRYPAELSGGQAQRVGVARGMVTRPDILIMDEPFGAVDPVVRRSLQREVASLKERLSTTILFVTHDVDEAFLLGDQVVILGPAATIEQAGSPADIVAHPAGDAVREFIGAQDWSLSTVHRDGETLVVDAAGRIKGVLS, from the coding sequence ATGATCGAATTCCGCGACGTCAGCAAGACATACCCTGGCAGCGCCGCGCCGGCCGTGGAACGGTTTAGCCACAGCGTCACAAAAGGCTCAACGACATGCTTCGTCGGTCCATCGGGGTGCGGAAAGACCACACTGCTTCGCACGGTCAACCGGATGGTGGCGCCCGACGAGGGGTCCGTGTTCGTCCGCGGCGAGGACGTCGCGGACAGTAACCCTGTGCAGTTGCGCCGCAGTATCGGTTACGTGATGCAGCACTCAGGGCTTATGCCCCACCGCACCGTGCTTGACAACGTTGCTGATATCGCTTCGCTGTCTGGGGCGAGTAAGGGTGAAGCGAAGCAGCGCGCCGCCGAGACCCTCGAGCTGGTCAACCTCGACAACTCCCTGTACGGCAGGTACCCGGCGGAATTATCAGGGGGGCAGGCGCAGCGCGTCGGGGTTGCCCGTGGCATGGTGACGCGCCCCGACATCCTCATCATGGATGAGCCATTTGGCGCGGTGGATCCCGTCGTAAGGCGTAGCCTGCAGCGGGAGGTTGCTTCGCTCAAGGAACGGCTGTCTACGACAATTCTCTTTGTTACTCACGACGTCGACGAGGCGTTCTTGCTGGGCGACCAAGTTGTCATCTTGGGACCCGCCGCAACGATCGAGCAGGCCGGAAGCCCAGCGGACATCGTCGCTCACCCGGCCGGGGACGCCGTCCGGGAGTTCATCGGCGCGCAGGACTGGTCCTTGTCCACGGTGCACCGCGACGGCGAGACGCTGGTCGTTGATGCGGCAGGAAGGATCAAAGGGGTCCTGTCATGA
- a CDS encoding lycopene cyclase domain-containing protein produces MTYLLISIPFLLFAVVLSLSRRARPNHLAVTVSVTAMICVLTVIFDNLMVAAGLVEYHSGNNTGVRIGLIPVEDLFYSVVVSLAVTALWPVKGDQP; encoded by the coding sequence GTGACGTATCTGCTTATCAGCATCCCATTCCTGCTATTTGCTGTGGTGCTATCGTTGTCTCGGCGCGCGCGCCCGAATCACCTCGCCGTCACGGTGTCGGTGACCGCGATGATCTGCGTCCTTACCGTTATCTTCGACAACCTCATGGTGGCGGCGGGTCTCGTCGAATACCACAGCGGGAACAACACCGGCGTGCGCATTGGGCTCATCCCCGTGGAGGACCTCTTCTACTCAGTCGTCGTCTCCCTTGCGGTTACGGCACTGTGGCCCGTTAAAGGAGACCAGCCATGA